The Tripterygium wilfordii isolate XIE 37 chromosome 21, ASM1340144v1, whole genome shotgun sequence genome segment ATCACTGTGCACTTGAAGAACTGTAACTATCACTAGTGCTGATCCTCGTCCTAATATAATTTCTTGGTAGGCACTGGATTGTCACAAAATGGGCAGCCATGATTGTGAAGAGGAGTTGAAGAAGGAGTGTGAACTTGTCGCAAGACTTGCCAAGCAGATTGAGAGGGGAAATCAAAAGATGTTGGAGATGGAGGATAAATATAACAATACTGTTTCTACCACTAAAAAACTTGTTATTGGTCTTGTAGAGAAGATCAATTCAAAGGACAGAAGTTTGTTCGAATTAGAGCAGAAGTATGAAGAGACTTCTACTACCATGAGATGGCTGATGCATGAGAATGCCAAGCTGCTGCAAGAACATAGAGATGGTATGTTGATTTGCATGCTGCCTCTGGatttcaaattaattatttttctgctGCCTCCTTCAGTTGTTTCTTTATATTATTTGctgaaaaaaattcatttacCTAGAAATTACAACGATGGATTTGATTAATCTCAAGCTGAAGTGTGACATGGAGCTGCAAAGTGTGGAATTTCAGAACCAAGCTCAAGAACTGGAACAGCGCAAGGCTCAAAATGCCTTAGAGCGGAGCAGTTTAACAGAGGAAATTCAAAAGGTAATCAGCTATTTCTAAAATCTCTCAAACGCTTAATCAATCCCGTAGCTGTCACTGTACTTTGATAATAGAAAAATTCAACTTAAACTGCAAGAATATGA includes the following:
- the LOC119989729 gene encoding uncharacterized protein LOC119989729 isoform X2, yielding MGSHDCEEELKKECELVARLAKQIERGNQKMLEMEDKYNNTVSTTKKLVIGLVEKINSKDRSLFELEQKYEETSTTMRWLMHENAKLLQEHRDEITTMDLINLKLKCDMELQSVEFQNQAQELEQRKAQNALERSSLTEEIQKLKEKSQDEIPTVSENKYRAQIDALRTELTEKAEAMQYLEMLNQMLITKEFTSNQELQEARNGRCID
- the LOC119989729 gene encoding uncharacterized protein LOC119989729 isoform X1, with the protein product MGSHDCEEELKKECELVARLAKQIERGNQKMLEMEDKYNNTVSTTKKLVIGLVEKINSKDRSLFELEQKYEETSTTMRWLMHENAKLLQEHRDEITTMDLINLKLKCDMELQSVEFQNQAQELEQRKAQNALERSSLTEEIQKLKEKSQDEIPTVSENKYRAQIDALRTELTEKAEAMQYLEMLNQMLITKEFTSNQELQEARKESVLGMEGVLTD